Proteins encoded in a region of the Bubalus bubalis isolate 160015118507 breed Murrah chromosome 9, NDDB_SH_1, whole genome shotgun sequence genome:
- the ARID3A gene encoding AT-rich interactive domain-containing protein 3A isoform X2, translated as MKLQAVMETLLQRQQRARQELEARQPPPPSEPPARTRASLEEDREPESARMQRAQMAALAAMRAAAAGLGHAPSPSSEDGPPGSEDEDAALEGAPGSPTPPSRGREAASLPMGDGRFEDTGSDDDLKPKWEEEEEEEELEEDLGDDEEDEEDEDYEDEEGLGPPGAASLGPAALFPRKAQPLQAFRGDSGSRALGGQERPGTGPAVPGGAAHTAPQLQPPDHGDWTYEEQFKQLYELDADPKRKEFLDDLFSFMQKRGTPVNRIPIMAKQVLDLFMLYVLVTEKGGLVEVINKKLWREITKGLNLPTSITSAAFTLRTQYMKYLYPYECEKRGLSNPNELQAAIDSNRREGRRQSFGGSLFAYSPGGAHSMLSSPKLPVSSLGLAASTNGSSIAPAPKIKKEEDAAIPITVPGRLPVSLAGHPVVAAQAVAAQAAVAAQAAALEQLREKLESGEPPEKKMALVAEEQQRLMQRALQQNFLAMTAQLPMSIRINSQGTTPALRPSVLLAQAQEKGLIANICKECLQINKKKSLREPPGLGCEPDQHQWQQQY; from the exons ATGAAGCTGCAGGCTGTGATGGAGACGCTCCTGCAGCGGCAGCAGCGGGCACGCCAAGAACTGGAGGCCCGGCAGCCACCGCCGCCCTCTGAACCCCCAGCCCGTACCAGGGCCtctctggaggaggacagggagcCTGAGAGCGCCCGGATGCAGCGGGCGCAGATGGCCGCCCTGGCTGCCATGCGGGCCGCTGCCGCCGGCCTTGGCCATGCACCCAGTCCCAGCTCGGAGGATGGGCCCCCCGGCTCGGAGGATGAGGATGCAGCCCTGGAGGGGGCACCGGGCTCGCCCACCCCACCCAGCCGAGGCAGGGAGGCAGCCAGCCTCCCCATGGGCGATGGCCGCTTTGAGGATACAGGCTCCGACGATGACCT GAAGCCAaaatgggaagaggaggaggaggaggaggagctggaggaagacCTGGGAGACGACGAAGAGGACGAGGAGGATGAGGACTACGAGGACGAGGAGGGGCTTGGGCCCCCAGGCGCCGCCAGCCTGGGCCCCGCAGCGCTGTTCCCCCGCAAGGCTCAGCCGCTCCAGGCCTTCCGTGGCGACAGTGGATCCCGGGCGCTGGGTGGCCAGGAGCGCCCGGGGACTGGCCCGGCTGTCCCTGGAGGGGCTGCCCATACTGCACCTCAGCTGCAGCCACCAGACCACGGGGACTGGACATATGAGGAGCAGTTCAAGCAG CTCTACGAACTGGACGCAGACCCCAAGAGGAAGGAGTTCCTGGACGACTTGTTCAGTTTCATGCAGAAGCGAG GGACACCTGTGAACCGCATCCCCATCATGGCTAAGCAGGTGCTCGACCTGTTCATGTTGTATGTGCTGGTGACGGAGAAGGGTGGCTTGGTGGAGGTCATCAACAAGAAGCTGTGGCGGGAGAtcaccaagggactgaacctgcccACATCTATCACCAGCGCTGCCTTCACGCTGCGCACCCA GTATATGAAGTACCTGTACCCCTACGAGTGTGAGAAGCGTGGCCTCAGCAACCCCAACGAGCTCCAGGCAGCCATCGACAGCAATCGGAGGGAAGGCCGGCGCCAGAGCTTTGGGGGCTCCCTCTTTGCCTACTCGCCGGGCGGGGCCCACAGCATGCTGTCCTCGCCCAAGCTGCCTGTGTCCTCCCTGGGCCTGGCCGCCAGCACCAATGGCAGCTCCATCGCCCCAGCCCCCAAGATCAAGAAAG AGGAGGATGCAGCCATCCCCATCACAGTCCCCGGCCGCCTGCCAGTCTCCCTGGCAGGTCACCCAGTGGTGGCAGCCCAGGCAGTAGCAGCCCAGGCGGCCGTGGCAGCACAGGCAGCTGCCCTGGAGCAGCTTAGGGAGAAACTGGAGTCTGGGGAGCCTCCCGAGAAGAAGATGGCCCTGGTGGCAGAGGAACAGCAGCGGCTGATGCAGCGGGCACTTCAGCAGAACTTCCTGGCCATGACAGCACAGTTGCCTATGAGCATCCGGATCAACAGCCAAGGTACCACCCCAGCACTCAGACCCTCTGTGCTTCTTGCACAAGCACAAGAGAAGGGCCTCATAGCCAACATATGTAAAGAGTGCCTACAgatcaacaagaaaaaaag CCTCCGAGAGCCGCCAGGACTCGGCTGCGAACCTGACCAGCACCAATGGCAGCAACAGTATTAG
- the ARID3A gene encoding AT-rich interactive domain-containing protein 3A isoform X1, translating into MKLQAVMETLLQRQQRARQELEARQPPPPSEPPARTRASLEEDREPESARMQRAQMAALAAMRAAAAGLGHAPSPSSEDGPPGSEDEDAALEGAPGSPTPPSRGREAASLPMGDGRFEDTGSDDDLKPKWEEEEEEEELEEDLGDDEEDEEDEDYEDEEGLGPPGAASLGPAALFPRKAQPLQAFRGDSGSRALGGQERPGTGPAVPGGAAHTAPQLQPPDHGDWTYEEQFKQLYELDADPKRKEFLDDLFSFMQKRGTPVNRIPIMAKQVLDLFMLYVLVTEKGGLVEVINKKLWREITKGLNLPTSITSAAFTLRTQYMKYLYPYECEKRGLSNPNELQAAIDSNRREGRRQSFGGSLFAYSPGGAHSMLSSPKLPVSSLGLAASTNGSSIAPAPKIKKEEDAAIPITVPGRLPVSLAGHPVVAAQAVAAQAAVAAQAAALEQLREKLESGEPPEKKMALVAEEQQRLMQRALQQNFLAMTAQLPMSIRINSQASESRQDSAANLTSTNGSNSISMSVEINGIMYTGVLFAQPPAPTPPSAPSKGGGSSSRGGNSGTNSSSSSSAGSQAGPAGMSAPPTSTSNNSLP; encoded by the exons ATGAAGCTGCAGGCTGTGATGGAGACGCTCCTGCAGCGGCAGCAGCGGGCACGCCAAGAACTGGAGGCCCGGCAGCCACCGCCGCCCTCTGAACCCCCAGCCCGTACCAGGGCCtctctggaggaggacagggagcCTGAGAGCGCCCGGATGCAGCGGGCGCAGATGGCCGCCCTGGCTGCCATGCGGGCCGCTGCCGCCGGCCTTGGCCATGCACCCAGTCCCAGCTCGGAGGATGGGCCCCCCGGCTCGGAGGATGAGGATGCAGCCCTGGAGGGGGCACCGGGCTCGCCCACCCCACCCAGCCGAGGCAGGGAGGCAGCCAGCCTCCCCATGGGCGATGGCCGCTTTGAGGATACAGGCTCCGACGATGACCT GAAGCCAaaatgggaagaggaggaggaggaggaggagctggaggaagacCTGGGAGACGACGAAGAGGACGAGGAGGATGAGGACTACGAGGACGAGGAGGGGCTTGGGCCCCCAGGCGCCGCCAGCCTGGGCCCCGCAGCGCTGTTCCCCCGCAAGGCTCAGCCGCTCCAGGCCTTCCGTGGCGACAGTGGATCCCGGGCGCTGGGTGGCCAGGAGCGCCCGGGGACTGGCCCGGCTGTCCCTGGAGGGGCTGCCCATACTGCACCTCAGCTGCAGCCACCAGACCACGGGGACTGGACATATGAGGAGCAGTTCAAGCAG CTCTACGAACTGGACGCAGACCCCAAGAGGAAGGAGTTCCTGGACGACTTGTTCAGTTTCATGCAGAAGCGAG GGACACCTGTGAACCGCATCCCCATCATGGCTAAGCAGGTGCTCGACCTGTTCATGTTGTATGTGCTGGTGACGGAGAAGGGTGGCTTGGTGGAGGTCATCAACAAGAAGCTGTGGCGGGAGAtcaccaagggactgaacctgcccACATCTATCACCAGCGCTGCCTTCACGCTGCGCACCCA GTATATGAAGTACCTGTACCCCTACGAGTGTGAGAAGCGTGGCCTCAGCAACCCCAACGAGCTCCAGGCAGCCATCGACAGCAATCGGAGGGAAGGCCGGCGCCAGAGCTTTGGGGGCTCCCTCTTTGCCTACTCGCCGGGCGGGGCCCACAGCATGCTGTCCTCGCCCAAGCTGCCTGTGTCCTCCCTGGGCCTGGCCGCCAGCACCAATGGCAGCTCCATCGCCCCAGCCCCCAAGATCAAGAAAG AGGAGGATGCAGCCATCCCCATCACAGTCCCCGGCCGCCTGCCAGTCTCCCTGGCAGGTCACCCAGTGGTGGCAGCCCAGGCAGTAGCAGCCCAGGCGGCCGTGGCAGCACAGGCAGCTGCCCTGGAGCAGCTTAGGGAGAAACTGGAGTCTGGGGAGCCTCCCGAGAAGAAGATGGCCCTGGTGGCAGAGGAACAGCAGCGGCTGATGCAGCGGGCACTTCAGCAGAACTTCCTGGCCATGACAGCACAGTTGCCTATGAGCATCCGGATCAACAGCCAAG CCTCCGAGAGCCGCCAGGACTCGGCTGCGAACCTGACCAGCACCAATGGCAGCAACAGTATTAGCATGTCAGTAGAGATTAATGGAATCATGTACACAG GAGTGCTGTTTGCCCAGCCGCCGGCCCCGACGCCACCCTCCGCTCCCAGCAAAGGTGGAGGCAGCAGCAGCCGGGGAGGAAACAGTGGgaccaacagcagcagcagcagcagtgcaggcAGCCAGGCAGGGCCGGCAGGGATGTCTGCACCCCCCACATCTACCTCAAACAACTCATTGCCTTAA